A stretch of DNA from Marmota flaviventris isolate mMarFla1 chromosome 16, mMarFla1.hap1, whole genome shotgun sequence:
ATCACTTTCTTATAGTGAGACCAATTCAACTTCTTATTTCCCAGCCATACCCACAGGTCCCTCCTTCAGAGCCAGAACTCTCAAAAAGACATACACACTAAGGAGGCACTTTACCTACTAAGTCTAGTAACATGACTATTAAGGTAGTTTTGTGAAAAACAGCTTCATGCTGTATATCACTAATGTTAACAATGAAGCTTTCTCTTGCTCCACGAGTCTCTTAAGTTTTCTAGAACTACTCAAGATACCAAATATCAGTGTAAAAATAACTCTTTGATGTTAACATTCCTTTACAAACTGTAGTTTGCCCTTAATATCACCTTTAAATAATACTGtttgaagaagttttttttttttttttttaattcagagaacgatttcttttttcttttgatatggGGGttcctatgttgcccaggttagcTTCCAATTCCTGGACTCaaaagtgatccttctgcctcaatttCCCAACTAGCTGAAACTACAGGGGTATACCAGCACACTAggctagaaaaaaatgtttttaaaagttagtgtgtgaagctgggcatggtggcacacgcctataatcccagcaactcggaaggttgaggcaggaggattctaagttcaaggccaggcgtggcaaggccctaagcaacttagtgagaacctgtctcaaaaaataaaaggagctaaggatacagctcagtggtaaaggggaTCCCCACTCTGAGACAGAAGGTCAGCAGTATGTGAGTGCTTTTAAAGACACAACTTACATGAAGAGTTTGATAGTAGGCGTCTTTCATTTCTTCACTACTGAGCTTTACTTCTTTTAATTTAGGGGCTGGAACTTGATCATGGCCAATAAAAGACATAACTAAAATGTGTTTCTTGAGCAGTACAACTGTTGGACAAGGAATTCCCGCTCTCTGCATTCTacacagaaagaaataattaagaatgcaAAGATCAAAAGGAGAAAGTatgtcatttatttaacaaacaccTAACACAGGCCTGCAACGAGGTGGCACTATGTCCCACCCTAGCAACATGGGAATACAAAAACACTAAGAGAGAGCCTCTGTCCATAGGAAACCCATGGAGTGGTAGAAGTAACAGCCACATGAGGAGGTTAATAGAGGGAAGTGTGATACatatgttggcaaagatgtgagcAGGCACTACAGGAGCACACAGGCTTTTTAAAAGAGTAGGGGAGCAAGAAGACCATATTAAGACACTATGAGAAAATGCAGAGACATTCAAGAGCACAGTCCATTTGGGGAATGCAGATTAGTCAACATAGCTGGATTTGTGAGGACAGGGAAGGGCAATCTGTGAAGTTATAGAGATGGTCAAGTTTCATGTCACAAAAGGTCTTTGAATTCACACTAAAGATTATGATAGCTGCTGACAAAGTGAGAAATGCAGGGATGAGAGCTTAGCTGTATAGAAATGGGATCAGAGCAGCAGCAAAACCACCTAAGATATTTATTCAACTTGAAAACTGTAAGTAGAAGAATTTTGCAACTAGTAAATGTGGATAATTGCTTTTGAAAccaaacatttttagaaaagaaccaaaattaagttttctatagaTTAATAGGAAGATTTaattaataggaaaatatttaataggGAACTTAATTTCTTGGTTGAATGAAACAAATTCCTTGATAGAAAATAAACTGCTTAGAAATTGAGAACTAAGTctaataaatgaaaggaaaatcaaTTTGATTGGTTAAGATCCTAACCCCATCAaattaacaaattagaataataaacaaCATTTTCCCAAACAAAAAGGGAAATCATTATTTGTACTAAGCCTAACAGGAAGCTAGACAGTTTATAATTCAAAGACAATTCAAATGTGATAAAATGTCTAGGCAGAATATTTTCCTCAAATGTCACTGGGGAAAGAAAGTGACTTTTTTATCCTGAAAGTATGAATTCCAGTtatatacatagaaatataaCCTCAGAAGCACTAGAATTTCAAggcttttcattatttctataaaTGAATATAAGAGAAAGCATGGACTTTTTGCCTGGCTAGTAGTCCTCACACTAAAAGGCAATTACCCAAGGTTACTTCTAGCACAATGATTTTCTTTACCTTGtgagattgtgcatttctttttctgcCCACATGCGGATGATCTTACGTGGATTTAGTTTACTGAAGCGATCTTTAAACCTGAAATCATCTTTAATATATTTGTCACGATTCTTAAACTCATTAAGGGTTGTTTTAAATACCTTGATGGCACATTCTGTAGGTATAGCTTTACCATCTTCCTTTTCATCTTCCATGCTAAGTGGAGAAGAAAAGTTAAATCAGTACAAGTTATCAGTTCACAAGTGaaacaattacaaaataaaaattctataacACTAAAGTAGATCTACCTTCTCTGAGAaggtcaaatttttatttatttatttattaaagccTTCAGGTTAGAACTTAAGAAACTTGGgttttgggatttttatttttgtttgagacaatgtcttgctatgttgcccaggcttgcctcaagcaatcctcctgcctcagcctctcaagggGCCAGGACTACAGAAgcatgccactgtacctggctggttttctttcaaataaattgtCAGTCAGTTTTGAACAGtccattataaaatattcttcatttaaTGTCCCCGATTGACCAAGGAATCAAGCTTGAGAAGCAATGAAAAGATATGCACTTTAAAATGGGACACAGTCTACCTGAGATGGCTTAGGGGCAAAATTCAATAGGAGCAACACAAagagtggtttttaaaaaataactttcattcCTAGCAGATATAAAGGTGTGTGAAGGGGTCCCTGTCCAGTAAGTATGCAAGGAGGGCAGGAGAGAATCAAAGAAGCACGTGAATGGACAGGTCTCTTTGGATTGGAAAGTGCAGCAAGGCTTCATGGCACAAATGGCACTGAAACAGAACCAGGACAACAGGTAGGACTTGACGATATTAGCAAAAGCAGAGGTAGAAGCCTCAGGATATATCTGAGGAATATTAAACACTGTAGTTAAGACTAGGCTGGAGAGGAGTGAAAGAAGCTGAGCTGAAGGGATGCGGGGAAGACAGATCTATGAAGAGCCTAGTCATATCCCCAAAGCAGTGAGGAATCCTGAGGGCTCCTGAGCACGACACTCTCAAAGACGCACAATCAAGCAACCAGAATATCAagatgggagggaggggggagaagcTTGAGTGTGGGGCTGACTTGTGACATACTCCAACTATGAGCTGCTGAAAGGGCCCAAGTCATGGTGGTGGCAGTGGGGATAAGAGGAGGTGGATGAAACGAGAGCAGTATTTACCTTTAAATATCTGAAGGGATATTAATCTGAAGTGAAAGGAATGTATTTCCAGAGAACAATCTGAATCAAACTACCAACCTTCATCTGTGCCTTATTCTCCTGGTTGATTCCTTGTCCTCCTCCACTTAACCTTAAAAGGTCAGCATCCTCCAAATGATTCTAAAAAACCCCACTTCTCCTTCTGGGCAATTGTATATAGCCCATAGCTTTAAATATCATCTCTGTATGTATAAAACCCACATTTCCATCCCAGTCCTTAGTTCCTCTAGAACTTCAGGTTCATTTATCCAATGCCAACTTGACAACATTTGGTTGGATGTCTAGCCAGCATCTTCAACTTTACATGtccaaaacaaaactcttgaTGATTGCTACCTTAACTTACACTTCCCTAGGGTCTTGCCTCAGTAAATAGTACACAATTAGATATTCAAGCCAAGAGACCTCCCATATCCAAAGGGTACAAACTTTTTATTCTGCCTTCAAAACACACACCAACAGTTGTCTCCTGTATCTTCACTTTCACTATTACCCAGAGTCCAAACCACCACCATTGCTCATTTCAACTGCTACAATTACTTTTTACTATAATGCTCTTTCCTCATAGTAGCCTGAGTCATCTTTcgaaaataaaatcagttttggTTCCCACTGCAGTTAAATGAACAGCAGATTATTGCCCTGGTTCACAATCCTGCCTACACCAAACCCTGCCAAATTCTCCAGCCTCATCTCTCCTCTGCATATACTGTGCTCCAGCCATTCTGGCTTTCGGATTTTATCTCAAAAACCCTAAGCTTGTACCTGTCTGAAAGCATTAAGCACTAGCTGTTCTCTAGTCTAGACTGTCCTTCAACCTGACCTTTGAGGTAGCCTAGATGTGTCATTCAAGTGTCACTTCTTATTCTACTAatcaaattcattcaatgaatcaCTATAACAGTCACTATGACATCGCACATAActgaaaatttgtatttaatatcGTCTTGGAAGAGTGTTGGAGAAGCACACTCTGCAGGGACCCTCCTTGTACCATTCATTGCTGTACCCTCAGAACTTAGAAGAGGACCTGGTACATGGTAGCTGCTCAACTATTGGTGAATGGACGGAGTGACTTTCAGGGAGAGAGATTAAGGACATACAAAGAATCTAAAGATATCACAGACAGAAAAGGCTAGATTTTGAGGTGATAAACAAACTCTTTGTCATTAGAATAGTTTAACCATATAGTACATAAGGCCCTATCAAAAATACCAGAGAagggggatggggatatagctcagttggtagagtgcctgtcttgcatgcacaaggccctaggtttaatccccagcaccaaaaaacaaacaaacaaacaacccagagACTTCTTTTAGAAGATTTGTAGAAGAGTCTAAATATATGATTTATCTTATCATTctcctagttaaaaaaaaaaaaaaaaacccaacacttCCTTATTTCTTAGCAAATTATAcatccccccaccctttttttttcaatagacaGGGTCTAGCTATGTTACCCAGACTGGCTccaaacttctgggctcaagtaatcctgCTGCATAGCATTCCAAGAAGTTGgtatttcaggcatgtgccacaacaccAGCTtcctctaactttttttttaattggttttttaaaaaaataaatgacagtggaatgcattataattcttattacatgtatatagcacaatttttcatatctctggttgaagacaccaattcgtgtcttcatacatgtactttggataatgatgtccatcacattccaccatccttgctaatcccctgccccctccctttccctcccacccctctgtcctatctagaattcatctattcctcccatgctccccctccctaccctactataaGCCCGGTACCTCCACACATGTACCTTCTAATCTTATTGTCTGAACCACAATCCTTATCTaactttaaaagtatataaatgtCCAATGAATAAACATCTATAGATGGTATACTATATATATCCTACAAATAACTTTTTGTACTcaacattggttttgttttgcctatttttaaaatgtaggttgAGATATAACTTTATTGCAATGCCTTTCCTGAATCTACCTGGCAATGATCTTGTTCTGTTGTTATTACGTGCAGTGAGGTCTCACTTGTATAACTGGGCATTCTGTTATTTAATTACCTTTTATTGACCATAACCATTCCTGCTATAATGTTCTCTCTTCTTGGCATAAATTCTTTGAGAGTATAGAGAATATGTTTTATACTTTACTACCTGAAAAGTATAACACAACTTACTATGTGAGCAATTGTTGACTACAGGACTGaagctgtaactcagtggtagagtacgtGCTTAACATGTGCCAGGCCTTGGGTTAAATCTTTAGCACCCAAaccataaacaacaacaacaacaaaaaaaaaacattgtcaaTGGCTTGACCATCTGGAAAATGCCAGAAACTAGAAGAGCTTTGtagaaggaagaattttaagCCGATCCCCACAAGTTTTGCACCCCTTATATAATAACTCCCTGTCCTTGAGGGAATTGGACAGCCACTCCCTAGACTGGGTTACATTATATAGCAAAGGTGACATTTAGACAAAATCTTAGCAGAATGAAGGAAGAGATTCTCCTGCTGGTTTTTACATGAACTATGAGGGCCTGTGAGGGGGTCACATGGTGAGGATCTACAAGGCCAGGAGTTAAGAGCAAGCCAGCCCCAGTTGATAGCCAACAAGAGTAGGAACTCGCATATCTTCACTTTCACTACAACCCAAGTCCAAATCACCACCATTGCTCATTTTAACTGCTAGTAAAAGGTGCCAAGTGAAGAGGACTCCAAGTTTCAGAAAGTAACATAGCTAGGCCAACACTTAAGACTGCCTTGTGAGACTGTAAGCAGGGAACCCAATTGAGCATAGAACCGAATAAGCCAGGCCTGAACTTCCTGTCAGCAGGAACTATGAGAAGATGGGTGTTGTTATTGTTAGGTACCACAGATAGAATCCAGGGagggtttaccactgagccaaatatacagccctttttattttaatatatggtctcactaagttactcagaggttcactaagttgccgaagctggccttgaactcaccatcctcctgcctcagattcctgaacTGCTGGAAGGGTATTATTTTGAGTTGCAAAATTTATGGCAATTCATTACATATAGCACATTatatatgtttttgaaaacatttttcagtTGTACAAAACCGATGCTTTCTAGATTTGCTAACTTAAATGCAGAAACACAGATTATGATACCAATACCACCAGAAGGAAAGTAAATATTCATTATAGCAAAgtatcattagaaaaaaaaagattttgtaattgttaactttttaatatagaaaagtcAAGAAACACCACTGCTACAATAGCCAACTAGGGGCCAAAACAGTGAACAAATTCATATACTCCTCATTTTGTGAGGCCTTCCACTGcttaaccaaaaaagaaaaagaaaaaattcatagtCTTTGCACCAGCAATTTCATTATTAGTAATTTAGTCTAAGGACATATTTGCAAGGATACACTAACGTATAAGGATATTCTTATATGTAATGGAATGCACTCTTAAAAATGGGGTGGTACAGGCTAGTAATATAGAAAGGTCCAATATATATTAGCTAAAAAAAGATCATGAATATAGAGTACGATCTTTTTGCATATGCAAAGTAACGGACAAACACATACAAATTTCTGTAAAATTATAGACTTAAAACTGTTACTAGTGGTTTCTTTTGGAGAAACAGCTATTGGGCAAGGGTAAGAAAGATAAAGACTACTTTTCACTTTAATCCTTTCTACAAGTTTTAATCCACCACCATAAGTAatctttcacttttaaataatctgtattatttatttatattgcctGGACTCAGGAAATCCTCAGTTGAAATTTATAAAGAGGGAAACAAACTTTAAAGGAGGACATATATGCTGactaaaattaatatcaatattatCAAACATGATCTCATTTAGCCTGACAAAAATCCCATGAGgtgagatataattttttaatgaggTTTAGGAACTTGTTTCAGATCACATAACTTGAAAATGTAAGCTCCAATGTTaaactctttcctttttctttctttcttttttttttttggtgccagagatcaaacccagggacttcaTTGAGTTACACTCCCAGCCTCAACATTCACTTGTACCCTCTTCATTTTTAGAACTTAATAGTATAattcaatatattatcatgtaTATGTGTTATCTAGAAAGGGAGACTAGTTAATTAAATAGTTAAGAAAACTAAAGACAAGAACTTGACCAAGTCATTTAAAAACtcttaaatacaaaatgaataccTTTTATATCATCTAGATTTtctataatactttttaaataattttacttgCCATGCAATGTTAACTCTGACTTTGTATAAATCTGTTAATCCTGGGGAGAAAGGATttcatattttgttcatttacctCCCTCCATATGCATGAAAGACAACAGATTCCTTTCCTGTACTAATACAGCCAGTGATTGTCTCCAACATTCCAGAGTTGACCATTTTATACATAAGTAAACGTGTCTTAGGATCAACTGCTTTTTCCTGCAAAAGATAAAATACTGTAAGTAAAATgacttattataaaatattttctgatggCAATTATctagaatacaagtaacaataaatgttggtgaggatttggggaaaaaagttcactcatacattgctggtgggactatgaattggtgcaactactctgaaaagcagtatagagattcctcaaaaaatttggagtggaaccaccatttgacccaattatcccactcctcgatttatactcaaaggacttaaaatcagcatactatagcgatgcaaccacatcaatgtttatagcagcccaattcacaataaccaagttatggaaccaacctagttgcccttcaacaaatgaatggataaacaaaatgtgatatgtatacacaatggaacattactcacccagaaagagtgaaattatggtatttgtgggtaaatggatggaactggagtctatcatgctaagtgaaataagccagttcccaaacccaaaggctgaatgttctctttgacaTGTGAATGCTAACATACATGGGGGGAGGGcggaatagaagttcactggatcagataaaggggaataaagggaagggagggaaatgggaataggaaagacagtagaatgaataaaacataactttctcatgttcatatatgaacacacaactagtgaaactccacatcacgcACGACCCCAAGAACGGGATcctaagttatactccatgaacgtatgtcaaaatacactctgctgtcacgTACATCtgaatagaacaaataaaaaatcattttctgagCCATTTCTAAGACCTAACattcaaaatacatatttactttttaaaactttattatttaatttacttagaTGTATATCTTAAAAGAGTGCCATGAAGATACATTTCATATAACTCTAGTATCTCTGAGAGTAATAGCTAAAAGAACCATTCCAAGTCAGATGCTAAGGGGAGTCATAGCTAAAATGGGCCATGGGGCCTGGAGATCTCAAGGTCTGAGTTCAGATAGTACCATGAGGCGAATATGGGTTTAGTGAAAGTCCCAAGTTTGTGCTGCACAGTCACTGTTTCTGTAAGGGACATCCTCAGGGGCAGGGTTTCTTGAAGACTGGACTCAAAGGGCTGACAGCAGAGCTGCAATTGCTAATGTCCCAAGGGAAAGAGAGCTTCTGAAAAGAGATTGCCCAACATGGTCAGTTTGGAAGGAGTTTTGAGAGGAGTTTCTAAATGGAGGACAAAGGGCAGAAGTGAGCAAAATCAACTTAGGCCCCATCTCCCCTCTAGCCACACCCACCAACAATCTGCACTAGAACTATCTAAAGATTAAGAGTtccatctcagcaccacataaaaataaacaaaagtattgtgttcatctacttaaaaaaaaaaaaaaaagaaaaaagaaacacccCCATACTCTGGGAAGAAGCTGGTCTCCACTCTCCTCCGGTTTGCTATGGGCCCCAATGTAAAGACTCTGAGGGAGGTAACTCCCAGGTGCTCAAGCTCAAGAGCATCAGCAGAACCAGCCCCAAGCAGGAACACTTGCCCTGACAGTGGGCATCATCTTCCTCCTCACAGCATCTCAGTTCTGGCATCTTAGTTCTTTCTTCCCGACAAAGCTGGAAAGGAGCACACTTTGGCCTCTCTAAGGGAAGCCTAGATAGACATGGAGTCTACACCATATTATTTGTGCCTGCCCCTtctgctccctcctcccaggtAGGGCACTGAAATGGACAGGTAGAGAGACAATCATGGGTTCTACATGGCCCTGGCTCTGGTAATGTCTGGTGCCAAACTGACACTTAGGACTCGCTGTCCACTGGTGCCCTCTCTCTTTTGTCCCCCAAGAGAGACAAAGATGCTCTTTGAAAGAGCAAATTGAAACATGGGAAGCACCAGCACTATTCTACCACCTGCCACCCCTTCCCCATTACAGCAATAAGTATGTTTTCCTTCCCCTACTcccaggattatggttagggttagatccaaaTATACAGTAGACACCCCTGGAGTGAGAAGCAATAGACAAGACAGCAAGGGGTACCTAACAGGCATGTAATATACAGACACCATCTCTCTCCATAAGGTAGAGGCAGGGTTCCTCTCCTTTCAAAACCCCTGGCTTTTGACTTCCCCTTCCAGCTTTAGACACACTTTCCACCAAGCTAGGCCCCCAACCAGGTATCCTTGGCCCCAATTGCTCTTCTGTGTAGAACCTATGCAACCCAGAGACACTTTTGGAAACCATGAGACAATGCCTCCTTCCTTCTAGCCCTGAGCCAGGACTAAACACATAGGACCTTGCCTGGCCCATCCtatgtggtcctcctgcctccagggTCTTTCTCAAGAGATTTGGCTGTGATTTTCATAATCTGTCCTTAATCTAAAAAAGTAAAgtggaggtttaaaaaaaaactgagatacTAAATCAAAATCTTATTTTATCACCAGTTTAAAAAGCTCTAACATTCCtactatttttctaaatatttaacaaaattagtTTATTATCAAGATGGTAGGCATTATCAAGAATTCATTAGAGACTTATAGGTCACAAATATATcaatagagaaataatttttttaaaaatcctggaaCATTCAGATGCAATGTAAATTATAACAGTCCAAATTAATTATGACCACTAAAATGTATGTTTTGAATAAGTAATTAGTAACCATTATGTTAAATCTGAAAAGTCAAATGGCAAAGTCATTTAGACTATATTTACATCTTTGATTCGAAAAACCAATCCTGTGGAAAAAtatcaaacataaaattttattttgttttcccttcCACACATCAAGTTTtctaatatgaatatattaaagggaaaaaaaaatctaagatccTTACTGCAGTAGAATGTTCCTTCTTCTCATGGAGGCGGGCACTTCGACGTTCTTCTGAGTAGGCATGTTGTTTTAAAGCATTGAAAACATGGTTTGACAGTTTTAAATCCATTCCAATTCCATCTCCTACCTGAAATCCAGGTGCAAActaacaaaaatagaagaattagcatctaaatatttttagttgggaacagaaaaacaaaacaaaaacagtgaagTCTTTACTTGAAACAGAGTTCCTACTCAATAGATAATCATGCTATAAAAACAAAacgcagggctggggctgtagctcagtggtagagtgcttgcctcacacatgtgaggcactgggttcgattctcagcagaaagaaaggaagaaaggcagaaaggatggaaaggaggaaggaagaaattgtgtccaattacaactaaaaaaaaaaaacaaacccatagGTACTACACTGAAAAATAAGTCACTAATACAAACAGGAGAAATGCTACTAAAAAATTACAGTCCAAAGGAAGGTACTTATTCTATACACTTATTCTATACACAATTATACCTAAAATTAAGGTCTTTCAGTGTATGCTTTGAACCTCGTTTTAATATCAGCCAAAGTACACAGTACTGCATTGTGAAGGCTTACCAAAGAAATCAATATCATAATTATTTATGAGAACTGAGTTAGCATAGCAAGTTATGCCCATCCCATTTATGACAATTGCATTGTAGAGTTGCATAGCACAATTAGATAGCCACTTGCCACATCTGGATATTTAAATTTGAGCTAATTAAACTGAACttaaaattcagttccttagTTGCTTCATGGTGGCTACCATACTGGAAAGCACAGATACAGAGCACTGTCATTAACACAGAAAGTGTTAATGGATGGCAGTGTTCTTAAACcagatatgaaatatttttagaaattatatacttaataaaatatttacttaacaaGCATTTGTGTTCTAAGGTCTATTTTCTATTAATCATAATATTTATGGAAGttaaaatgttatcttttaaaaatagtatttctccCTCTCATTCCTAGCTCAGTTAtcactgttttgtatttattGGGTAGGGATGCtattgataaaaaataatatgaaaaatgaatgTTATATAAGaacaatttcttaattttaggaTCAATGttaagtcattttaattttttaaataatatagggTTTTATTCTGAGATACTGTATATTCTCAAGTGGTTGAGTTTGCACGATATTGCTACATTGCCATATAAACAGCTAATGTCTTCAGAAAGAcggatttttagaaatttaagataTTCTGCATAGAATCCTGTTTTCAAAACATTCAAACAAAACTCTTGATTCAGAGATGGGTATTCTCTGTAACTTACATTTTCCATTCTTGCTGTATTCTTTCTGCCACATACCACTTCATCATGTTTGGTGGTgatatcttttccttttccaataAAGCCCTTTTTGGGAGTAGGAACTGGTTTTGCTAAAGGCAATTAAGATAagccaaatatatgaaaatagaagaaactaaATTACTACATTCAACACTGCCTGAAAACATTTGAATCTAATGGAGTAAATCATTAAATGAGATTCCAAAATAATTCATTggaaaaattaagttttctatactATTCTATTCTATCCCCCCAAAACTAACAGCTTTGATACCTGGTATGTAGGGATCATCGCGAGTGTCCTGCCAGTCAACCTCATCTTCGGAACTATCACTGTCTTCAAAAGGATGCACTTTTCGataattttcaaaggaaatggaaacttaaaaggaaaaaatagttgAAGATTTATTTAGGAGAACAGTATAAGCATTTTCTATCACTCAGTGGAGTTGTCACAATAAGGTAATAATACCTTTGCTATcgccattgaattttttttcttcacgcCTAAGCTGTGCATCATATTCTCTGTCAAATTCCATCTGTAGCATCTGAGCCAGCATTAGGTCGCTGGAAGTATCAGTGTTTTCTCCAGAAATAAATGGTCCTTCAGCAACACTATTCAAAATAAAGTGATATAAACTAATATAATGTGCTGGTGCAAACAGGGCCTGTTGATTATGACAGTAAGATATGCctttttagggttagaattgtaTTTAACAATGGGCAGAACTCTATCAAACCTTCTCTTCACCTTCTCCTGCCCAGGCAGCCTCAAGACCAATGGCCTATACCTATGACAACACCAGCCAGGATTAAAAGAGCCAGAAGAGAATGCTATTGGGTCTATTAGAAAATTCAAACTGAAACCCAGAATGCATTTTTTCTGTGTTCtagttaaagaataaaaatttataaaaagataaaactacAAACACTTTAGAACTACACCTCACCTAGTTCAGCTGTTACATTAATAAGAAATAACAAAACTCAAGAGAAAGAGTGGTTTATCCAAGATCATATAAGCCGAGTATCTTTTATACCTAATGCTTGAGAACAGAGgttttcaaattttggaattttttccttttttggaatatttgcataggaTTTATCAGTTGAACATCCCTAATATGAAAATTCATATTTGAtatactccaaaatctgaaactttctgGGTGTCTTTTGAGCACCCAAAGCTTTTTGGGTTGTTGAACCTGTACAGAAAACCAGTCACATAATCAGGACCAAAATTTAAATATCAGTACATTCCCAATATTGTGCTCTTTCTACTgcactgctttttaaaatgtatttaattgcTTGTCATAACAATCATTAATCAAATCCCTAAACTTTGTTATAGTAAGCtaccaaataaaatagatattttgtgaattttactTACGAAACCTCAGGAAAAGCAGCAGCTTCT
This window harbors:
- the Riok3 gene encoding serine/threonine-protein kinase RIO3 isoform X3 is translated as MSEQLAKELQLEEEAAAFPEVSVAEGPFISGENTDTSSDLMLAQMLQMEFDREYDAQLRREEKKFNGDSKVSISFENYRKVHPFEDSDSSEDEVDWQDTRDDPYIPAKPVPTPKKGFIGKGKDITTKHDEVVCGRKNTARMENFAPGFQVGDGIGMDLKLSNHVFNALKQHAYSEERRSARLHEKKEHSTAEKAVDPKTRLLMYKMVNSGMLETITGCISTGKESVVFHAYGGSMEDEKEDGKAIPTECAIKVFKTTLNEFKNRDKYIKDDFRFKDRFSKLNPRKIIRMWAEKEMHNLTRMQRAGIPCPTVVLLKKHILVMSFIGHDQVPAPKLKEVKLSSEEMKDAYYQTLHLMQQLYNECTLVHADLSEYNMLWHAGKVWLIDVSQSVEPTHPHGLEFLFRDCRNISQFFQKGGVKEALNERELFNAVSGLNISADNEADFLAEIEALEKMNEDHVQKNGRKAASFLKDDGDPPVLYDE
- the Riok3 gene encoding serine/threonine-protein kinase RIO3 isoform X1, producing MDSLAVPLTEYCFLAAHYSCPWATPQNTISCSLADVMSEQLAKELQLEEEAAAFPEVSVAEGPFISGENTDTSSDLMLAQMLQMEFDREYDAQLRREEKKFNGDSKVSISFENYRKVHPFEDSDSSEDEVDWQDTRDDPYIPAKPVPTPKKGFIGKGKDITTKHDEVVCGRKNTARMENFAPGFQVGDGIGMDLKLSNHVFNALKQHAYSEERRSARLHEKKEHSTAEKAVDPKTRLLMYKMVNSGMLETITGCISTGKESVVFHAYGGSMEDEKEDGKAIPTECAIKVFKTTLNEFKNRDKYIKDDFRFKDRFSKLNPRKIIRMWAEKEMHNLTRMQRAGIPCPTVVLLKKHILVMSFIGHDQVPAPKLKEVKLSSEEMKDAYYQTLHLMQQLYNECTLVHADLSEYNMLWHAGKVWLIDVSQSVEPTHPHGLEFLFRDCRNISQFFQKGGVKEALNERELFNAVSGLNISADNEADFLAEIEALEKMNEDHVQKNGRKAASFLKDDGDPPVLYDE
- the Riok3 gene encoding serine/threonine-protein kinase RIO3 isoform X2, which gives rise to MDLVEVASPEPGRAAAWGPSKCPWATPQNTISCSLADVMSEQLAKELQLEEEAAAFPEVSVAEGPFISGENTDTSSDLMLAQMLQMEFDREYDAQLRREEKKFNGDSKVSISFENYRKVHPFEDSDSSEDEVDWQDTRDDPYIPAKPVPTPKKGFIGKGKDITTKHDEVVCGRKNTARMENFAPGFQVGDGIGMDLKLSNHVFNALKQHAYSEERRSARLHEKKEHSTAEKAVDPKTRLLMYKMVNSGMLETITGCISTGKESVVFHAYGGSMEDEKEDGKAIPTECAIKVFKTTLNEFKNRDKYIKDDFRFKDRFSKLNPRKIIRMWAEKEMHNLTRMQRAGIPCPTVVLLKKHILVMSFIGHDQVPAPKLKEVKLSSEEMKDAYYQTLHLMQQLYNECTLVHADLSEYNMLWHAGKVWLIDVSQSVEPTHPHGLEFLFRDCRNISQFFQKGGVKEALNERELFNAVSGLNISADNEADFLAEIEALEKMNEDHVQKNGRKAASFLKDDGDPPVLYDE